The proteins below come from a single Clarias gariepinus isolate MV-2021 ecotype Netherlands chromosome 17, CGAR_prim_01v2, whole genome shotgun sequence genomic window:
- the ewsr1a gene encoding EWS RNA-binding protein 1a isoform X3, which yields MASAPDYNSYSQAGGQQGYSSYAAQPAQAYQQGTQQSYGQQQSYGSYTQPADSAYSQSSSSSGGYSQQAYGSSYGQQPPASGGYNTTPAAPQGYSQPVQGYGSSGYDASSASSSTNQASYGSQAAYGAQPAYTGYGSQTAASSAPPSYSSGGQQTPGYEQSSYSQQQQSGYQSQQGGYGQQSSYSQQGGYQQQAPPPQQPPPSSYPPPSGSYGQPPASQYGQQGSSGGNYRQDHQNGSYSESGGYGGGMGGGDNRGRGRGGFDRGMMRGGMRGGMNRGGMGITGDRGGFIKPGGPDGDMGRPEEQDDSENSTIYITGLTENATMDEVAEFFKQSGIIRINKRTGLPAINIYTDKDSGKPKGDATLSYEDPPAAKAAVEWFDGKDFQGKKLKVSMARRKPMMMRGGMLMRGDRGGMMGRGMMGRGGMGRGGERGGFMPRGGPRGMGRGAPTGGNMQQRAGDWQCPNAGCGNQNFAWRMECNQCKAPKPEGFGPPPFPPGADRGRGGPGGMRGGRGMDRGAPGGPGGPGGFRGGRGGDRGGGFRGGRGMDRGGFGGRGRGGPPMDDMRGRGRGMGPPGKMDLKGDHRQERRERPY from the exons CAGTCTTATGGTCAGCAGCAGAGCTATGGCTCCTACACCCAGCCTGCCGATTCAGCTTACTCACAGAGCAGCAGCTCCTCTGGAGGGTACAGCCAGCAGGCTTATGGGTCTTCGTATGGACAGCAACCACCAGCCAGtg GTGGCTATAACACTACACCAGCTGCCCCTCAGGGCTATTCTCAGCCTGTCCAGGGTTACGGAAGCAGCGGTTATGACGCGTCCTCTGCCTCCTCCAGCACTAATCAGGCCTCGTACGGCAGCCAGGCCGCATACGGAGCACAGCCTGCATACACCGGGTACGGATCGCAGACCGCTGCTTCTTCAGCTCCTCCCAG TTACAGCTCTGGTGGTCAGCAGACTCCGGGATATGAACAGAGCTCGTAttcccagcagcagcagagcGGCTATCAGAGCCAGCAGGGCGGCTACGGGCAGCAGAGCTCCTACAGTCAGCAGGGTGGATACCAGCAGCAAGCTCCGCCCCCACAGCAGCCTCCGCCTTCCAGTTATCCTCCACCTTCTGGGTCCTACGGACAGCCTCCTGCCAGTCAGTATGGCCAGCAGGGCAGCAGTGGAG gTAATTACAGGCAGGACCACCAGAACGGCAGTTACTCAGAGTCCGGTGGTTATGGCGGTGGAATGGGAGGGGGGGACAACCGCGGGCGTGGCAGAGGGGGGTTCGACCGGGGCATGATGAGAGGAGGAATGCGTGGGGGAATGAACCGTGGAGGCAtggg CATCACTGGAGACAGAGGTGGCTTCATTAAGCCTGGTG GACCAGATGGAGACATGG gtcgCCCAGAGGAGCAGGATGACTCTGAGAACAGCACTATTTACATCACCGGCCTGACAGAAAATGCAACCATGGATGAAGTAGCTGAGTTCTTCAAGCAGAGTGGCATAATCCGG ATTAATAAACGTACTGGCCTCCCTGCTATAAACATCTATACGGACAAAGACTCGGGCAAACCAAAAGGAGACGCCACCCTGTCCTATGAGGATCCACCAGCTGCCAAGGCTGCAGTGGAGTGGTTCGATG GTAAGGACTTCCAGGGCAAGAAGCTAAAGGTTTCAATGGCACGGCGGAAGCCCATGATGATGAGGGGCGGCATGCTGATGAGGGGAGATCGTGGAGGCATGATGGGAAGAG GGATGATGGGTCGCGGTGGAATGGGCCGTGGTGGAGAGCGAGGCGGATTCATGCCCCGAGGTGGACCCAGAGGAATGGGCAGAGGGGCACCAACCGGTGGAAACATGCAGCAGCGGGCTGGAGACTGGCAGTGTCCTAATGC TGGATGTGGAAACCAGAACTTTGCTTGGAGGATGGAGTGTAACCAGTGTAAGGCACCCAAGCCTGAAGGTTTCGGTCCACCACCTTTCCCTCCAG GTGCTGACCGTGGTCGTGGTGGTCCTGGAGGCATGCGTGGCGGCCGTGGCATGGACAGGGGGGCACCAGGCGGCCCCGGAGGTCCAGGAGGATTCAGAGGAGGCAGAGGTGGAGACCGCGGTGGTGGCTTCCGCGGTGGCAGGGGCATGGACAGGGGTGGATTTGGCGGACGGGGCAGGGGTGGACCTCCCATGGACGACATGCGTGGAAGGGGTCGGGGAATGGGACCGCCAGGGAAGATGGACTTGAA ggGAGATCATCGCCAGGAGCGGCGGGAGAGACCATACTAA
- the ewsr1a gene encoding EWS RNA-binding protein 1a isoform X1, giving the protein MASAPDYNSYSQAGGQQGYSSYAAQPAQAYQQGTQQSYGQQQSYGSYTQPADSAYSQSSSSSGGYSQQAYGSSYGQQPPASGGYNTTPAAPQGYSQPVQGYGSSGYDASSASSSTNQASYGSQAAYGAQPAYTGYGSQTAASSAPPSYSSGGQQTPGYEQSSYSQQQQSGYQSQQGGYGQQSSYSQQGGYQQQAPPPQQPPPSSYPPPSGSYGQPPASQYGQQGSSGGAYGQNDYKPPSNYRQDHQNGSYSESGGYGGGMGGGDNRGRGRGGFDRGMMRGGMRGGMNRGGMGITGDRGGFIKPGGPDGDMGRPEEQDDSENSTIYITGLTENATMDEVAEFFKQSGIIRINKRTGLPAINIYTDKDSGKPKGDATLSYEDPPAAKAAVEWFDGKDFQGKKLKVSMARRKPMMMRGGMLMRGDRGGMMGRGMMGRGGMGRGGERGGFMPRGGPRGMGRGAPTGGNMQQRAGDWQCPNAGCGNQNFAWRMECNQCKAPKPEGFGPPPFPPGADRGRGGPGGMRGGRGMDRGAPGGPGGPGGFRGGRGGDRGGGFRGGRGMDRGGFGGRGRGGPPMDDMRGRGRGMGPPGKMDLKGDHRQERRERPY; this is encoded by the exons CAGTCTTATGGTCAGCAGCAGAGCTATGGCTCCTACACCCAGCCTGCCGATTCAGCTTACTCACAGAGCAGCAGCTCCTCTGGAGGGTACAGCCAGCAGGCTTATGGGTCTTCGTATGGACAGCAACCACCAGCCAGtg GTGGCTATAACACTACACCAGCTGCCCCTCAGGGCTATTCTCAGCCTGTCCAGGGTTACGGAAGCAGCGGTTATGACGCGTCCTCTGCCTCCTCCAGCACTAATCAGGCCTCGTACGGCAGCCAGGCCGCATACGGAGCACAGCCTGCATACACCGGGTACGGATCGCAGACCGCTGCTTCTTCAGCTCCTCCCAG TTACAGCTCTGGTGGTCAGCAGACTCCGGGATATGAACAGAGCTCGTAttcccagcagcagcagagcGGCTATCAGAGCCAGCAGGGCGGCTACGGGCAGCAGAGCTCCTACAGTCAGCAGGGTGGATACCAGCAGCAAGCTCCGCCCCCACAGCAGCCTCCGCCTTCCAGTTATCCTCCACCTTCTGGGTCCTACGGACAGCCTCCTGCCAGTCAGTATGGCCAGCAGGGCAGCAGTGGAGGTGCTTATGGGCAAAACGACTACAAACCACCCA gTAATTACAGGCAGGACCACCAGAACGGCAGTTACTCAGAGTCCGGTGGTTATGGCGGTGGAATGGGAGGGGGGGACAACCGCGGGCGTGGCAGAGGGGGGTTCGACCGGGGCATGATGAGAGGAGGAATGCGTGGGGGAATGAACCGTGGAGGCAtggg CATCACTGGAGACAGAGGTGGCTTCATTAAGCCTGGTG GACCAGATGGAGACATGG gtcgCCCAGAGGAGCAGGATGACTCTGAGAACAGCACTATTTACATCACCGGCCTGACAGAAAATGCAACCATGGATGAAGTAGCTGAGTTCTTCAAGCAGAGTGGCATAATCCGG ATTAATAAACGTACTGGCCTCCCTGCTATAAACATCTATACGGACAAAGACTCGGGCAAACCAAAAGGAGACGCCACCCTGTCCTATGAGGATCCACCAGCTGCCAAGGCTGCAGTGGAGTGGTTCGATG GTAAGGACTTCCAGGGCAAGAAGCTAAAGGTTTCAATGGCACGGCGGAAGCCCATGATGATGAGGGGCGGCATGCTGATGAGGGGAGATCGTGGAGGCATGATGGGAAGAG GGATGATGGGTCGCGGTGGAATGGGCCGTGGTGGAGAGCGAGGCGGATTCATGCCCCGAGGTGGACCCAGAGGAATGGGCAGAGGGGCACCAACCGGTGGAAACATGCAGCAGCGGGCTGGAGACTGGCAGTGTCCTAATGC TGGATGTGGAAACCAGAACTTTGCTTGGAGGATGGAGTGTAACCAGTGTAAGGCACCCAAGCCTGAAGGTTTCGGTCCACCACCTTTCCCTCCAG GTGCTGACCGTGGTCGTGGTGGTCCTGGAGGCATGCGTGGCGGCCGTGGCATGGACAGGGGGGCACCAGGCGGCCCCGGAGGTCCAGGAGGATTCAGAGGAGGCAGAGGTGGAGACCGCGGTGGTGGCTTCCGCGGTGGCAGGGGCATGGACAGGGGTGGATTTGGCGGACGGGGCAGGGGTGGACCTCCCATGGACGACATGCGTGGAAGGGGTCGGGGAATGGGACCGCCAGGGAAGATGGACTTGAA ggGAGATCATCGCCAGGAGCGGCGGGAGAGACCATACTAA
- the slc35e4 gene encoding solute carrier family 35 member E4 isoform X2, with amino-acid sequence MISADDGLSKNQETRDTGWRKMRPSETLHLLSAVVVWLVTGTTISSLNKWIFVVYNFRYPLLLSALHMLTAIVVGVIKYWFVQNHGVAEQDLTPSAKCKVFLLSLTFCASIAFGNIGLNYVQLSFAQMIYTTTPIFTLAISSLVLGEQHHVLKYTAMMPICLGASFSIMGEVQFDQKGCLFVLAATMLRGVKSIQQSILLQEEKINSVFLLYLMAIPSFCILAVAALVLENLAALQSPHHYNSHLWGFIVLSCLGSVLYNLASSSVISLTSAVTLHILGNLSVVGNLLLSQLLFGSQLSALSCVGAVLTLSGMMIYQNSDFIVAYMDSRRSKTSNGKICNSEAEHYLGCTYERSSSLDLSQEPSSSSEICHSPDPSLEQYDDFEPWEELDPVLESSPELCHDLEPPSEFKGLEPPLELDHGSEPSLRHVQDPKTSTKLNPDLKLTLELVYDQEPSSQDYKLEPTSELVHLLDLFLEPVHDLQPSIGLVCDLQPSVDLVHDLQPSSELSQDLEQSSDLVQDVEPSSELLHDLEPLSQQDHGLEPFSELNHELEPTLELFHRPVLKLEQSSELAHNLEPLPEILHDLEPSSRQDYGLESFSELDHDHLNQPPALNNDREPSSLLNHDLEPPLALDHAHDFVHEPHESPSREPTFEGQRDTEPTANVELPSELALRPDTRTEARFHQKMD; translated from the exons ATGATCAGTGCCGATGATGGCCTTTCCAAAAACCAGGAGACCCGGGACACCGGGTGGAGGAAGATGCGTCCGTCCGAAACGCTGCACCTTCTGTCAGCCGTGGTGGTGTGGCTGGTCACGGGAACCACCATCTCCAGCCTGAACAAATGGATCTTTGTGGTGTACAACTTCAGATACCCGCTCCTCCTGTCGGCTCTGCACATGCTCACGGCTATAGTCGTAGGAGTCATAAAGTACTGGTTTGTCCAAAACCATGGCGTGGCAGAGCAGGACCTGACCCCCAGTGCCAAATGTAAAGTGTTCCTGCTGAGCCTGACCTTCTGCGCCAGCATCGCCTTTGGAAACATCGGTCTCAACTACGTACAGCTGTCCTTCGCGCAGATGATCTACACCACCACGCCGATCTTCACTCTGGCGATCTCGTCTCTGGTGCTTGGCGAGCAGCACCACGTCCTCAAATACACCGCCATGATGCCCATATGCCTCGGGGCTTCGTTCAGCATCATGGGCGAGGTTCAGTTTGATCAGAAGGGTTGTCTGTTCGTGCTTGCTGCCACAATGCTCCGGGGTGTCAAGAGCATCCAGCAGA GCATTCTGCTCCAGGAGGAGAAGATCAACTCTGTCTTCCTGCTCTACCTGATGGCCATCCCCAGTTTTTGCATCCTGGCTGTGGCAGCTCTGGTCCTGGAGAACCTGGCTGCTCTTCAGTCGCCCCACCACTACAACAGCCATCTTTGGGGCTTCATTGTGCTCAGCTGCCTGGGCTCTGTGCTCTATAACCTGGCGAGCAGCTCCGTGATCAGCCTGACATCTGCTGTCACACTGCACATCCTGGGCAACCTGAGCGTGGTGGGAAACCTGCTGCTCTCCCAACTGCTCTTCGGTAGCCAGCTTTCAGCACTCAGCTGTGTCGGGGCTGTGCTCACACTCTCTGGCATGATGATTTACCAGAACTCGGACTTCATTGTTGCATACATGGACTCACGACGTTCAAAAACCTCAAATGGTAAGATCTGCAACAGTGAGGCAGAACATTATTTAGGATGCACCTATGAAAGGTCTTCAAGCCTGGATCTGTCCCAGGAGCCATCTTCTTCCTCTGAAATTTGCCATTCTCCTGATCCATCTTTAGAACAGTATGATGATTTTGAACCATGGGAAGAACTCGATCCTGTTCTAGAATCATCCCCAGAACTGTGCCATGACCTAGAACCACCTTCAGAATTTAAAGGTCTAGAACCCCCCTTAGAACTAGACCATGGTTCAGAACCGTCCTTAAGACATGTGCAAGACCCAAAAACATCCACAAAACTAAACCCAGATTTAAAACTAACCCTAGAACTAGTCTATGACCAAGAACCATCTTCACAAGACTACAAGCTAGAACCAACCTCAGAACTAGTACATCTCCTAGACTTATTTTTAGAACCAGTTCATGACCTACAACCATCCATAGGACTAGTCTGTGATTTACAACCATCAGTAGATTTAGTCCATGACCTTCAACCATCTTCAGAACTAAGCCAGGACCTAGAACAATCTTCAGACTTAGTCCAGGACGTAGAACCATCTTCAGAACTACTCCATGACCTAGAACCTTTATCACAACAAGACCATGGTCTTGAACCATTTTCAGAACTAAACCATGAGCTAGAACCAACCTTGGAATTATTTCATCGCCCAGTCCTGAAGCTAGAACAATCCTCAGAACTAGCTCATAACCTAGAACCATTGCCAGAAATACTTCATGACCTAGAACCATCATCACGACAAGATTATGGTCTAGAATCCTTTTCAGAACTAGACCATGACCATTTAAACCAACCTCCAGCACTGAACAATGACAGAGAACcatcctcactactcaaccatGATTTAGAACCACCTCTAGCACTAGACCATGCTCATGACTTTGTCCATGAACCGCATGAGTCACCATCTCGAGAACCCACTTTTGAAGGCCAAAGGGACACTGAACCAACAGCAAATGTAGAGCTGCCTTCAGAACTAGCTCTAAGACCTGACACGAGGACAGAGGCGAGGTTCCACCAAAAAATGGACTGA
- the slc35e4 gene encoding solute carrier family 35 member E4 isoform X1 — protein sequence MSPPDCRAEDDANMISADDGLSKNQETRDTGWRKMRPSETLHLLSAVVVWLVTGTTISSLNKWIFVVYNFRYPLLLSALHMLTAIVVGVIKYWFVQNHGVAEQDLTPSAKCKVFLLSLTFCASIAFGNIGLNYVQLSFAQMIYTTTPIFTLAISSLVLGEQHHVLKYTAMMPICLGASFSIMGEVQFDQKGCLFVLAATMLRGVKSIQQSILLQEEKINSVFLLYLMAIPSFCILAVAALVLENLAALQSPHHYNSHLWGFIVLSCLGSVLYNLASSSVISLTSAVTLHILGNLSVVGNLLLSQLLFGSQLSALSCVGAVLTLSGMMIYQNSDFIVAYMDSRRSKTSNGKICNSEAEHYLGCTYERSSSLDLSQEPSSSSEICHSPDPSLEQYDDFEPWEELDPVLESSPELCHDLEPPSEFKGLEPPLELDHGSEPSLRHVQDPKTSTKLNPDLKLTLELVYDQEPSSQDYKLEPTSELVHLLDLFLEPVHDLQPSIGLVCDLQPSVDLVHDLQPSSELSQDLEQSSDLVQDVEPSSELLHDLEPLSQQDHGLEPFSELNHELEPTLELFHRPVLKLEQSSELAHNLEPLPEILHDLEPSSRQDYGLESFSELDHDHLNQPPALNNDREPSSLLNHDLEPPLALDHAHDFVHEPHESPSREPTFEGQRDTEPTANVELPSELALRPDTRTEARFHQKMD from the exons ATGAGTCCTCCTGACTGCAG AGCCGAAGATGACGCGAACATGATCAGTGCCGATGATGGCCTTTCCAAAAACCAGGAGACCCGGGACACCGGGTGGAGGAAGATGCGTCCGTCCGAAACGCTGCACCTTCTGTCAGCCGTGGTGGTGTGGCTGGTCACGGGAACCACCATCTCCAGCCTGAACAAATGGATCTTTGTGGTGTACAACTTCAGATACCCGCTCCTCCTGTCGGCTCTGCACATGCTCACGGCTATAGTCGTAGGAGTCATAAAGTACTGGTTTGTCCAAAACCATGGCGTGGCAGAGCAGGACCTGACCCCCAGTGCCAAATGTAAAGTGTTCCTGCTGAGCCTGACCTTCTGCGCCAGCATCGCCTTTGGAAACATCGGTCTCAACTACGTACAGCTGTCCTTCGCGCAGATGATCTACACCACCACGCCGATCTTCACTCTGGCGATCTCGTCTCTGGTGCTTGGCGAGCAGCACCACGTCCTCAAATACACCGCCATGATGCCCATATGCCTCGGGGCTTCGTTCAGCATCATGGGCGAGGTTCAGTTTGATCAGAAGGGTTGTCTGTTCGTGCTTGCTGCCACAATGCTCCGGGGTGTCAAGAGCATCCAGCAGA GCATTCTGCTCCAGGAGGAGAAGATCAACTCTGTCTTCCTGCTCTACCTGATGGCCATCCCCAGTTTTTGCATCCTGGCTGTGGCAGCTCTGGTCCTGGAGAACCTGGCTGCTCTTCAGTCGCCCCACCACTACAACAGCCATCTTTGGGGCTTCATTGTGCTCAGCTGCCTGGGCTCTGTGCTCTATAACCTGGCGAGCAGCTCCGTGATCAGCCTGACATCTGCTGTCACACTGCACATCCTGGGCAACCTGAGCGTGGTGGGAAACCTGCTGCTCTCCCAACTGCTCTTCGGTAGCCAGCTTTCAGCACTCAGCTGTGTCGGGGCTGTGCTCACACTCTCTGGCATGATGATTTACCAGAACTCGGACTTCATTGTTGCATACATGGACTCACGACGTTCAAAAACCTCAAATGGTAAGATCTGCAACAGTGAGGCAGAACATTATTTAGGATGCACCTATGAAAGGTCTTCAAGCCTGGATCTGTCCCAGGAGCCATCTTCTTCCTCTGAAATTTGCCATTCTCCTGATCCATCTTTAGAACAGTATGATGATTTTGAACCATGGGAAGAACTCGATCCTGTTCTAGAATCATCCCCAGAACTGTGCCATGACCTAGAACCACCTTCAGAATTTAAAGGTCTAGAACCCCCCTTAGAACTAGACCATGGTTCAGAACCGTCCTTAAGACATGTGCAAGACCCAAAAACATCCACAAAACTAAACCCAGATTTAAAACTAACCCTAGAACTAGTCTATGACCAAGAACCATCTTCACAAGACTACAAGCTAGAACCAACCTCAGAACTAGTACATCTCCTAGACTTATTTTTAGAACCAGTTCATGACCTACAACCATCCATAGGACTAGTCTGTGATTTACAACCATCAGTAGATTTAGTCCATGACCTTCAACCATCTTCAGAACTAAGCCAGGACCTAGAACAATCTTCAGACTTAGTCCAGGACGTAGAACCATCTTCAGAACTACTCCATGACCTAGAACCTTTATCACAACAAGACCATGGTCTTGAACCATTTTCAGAACTAAACCATGAGCTAGAACCAACCTTGGAATTATTTCATCGCCCAGTCCTGAAGCTAGAACAATCCTCAGAACTAGCTCATAACCTAGAACCATTGCCAGAAATACTTCATGACCTAGAACCATCATCACGACAAGATTATGGTCTAGAATCCTTTTCAGAACTAGACCATGACCATTTAAACCAACCTCCAGCACTGAACAATGACAGAGAACcatcctcactactcaaccatGATTTAGAACCACCTCTAGCACTAGACCATGCTCATGACTTTGTCCATGAACCGCATGAGTCACCATCTCGAGAACCCACTTTTGAAGGCCAAAGGGACACTGAACCAACAGCAAATGTAGAGCTGCCTTCAGAACTAGCTCTAAGACCTGACACGAGGACAGAGGCGAGGTTCCACCAAAAAATGGACTGA
- the ewsr1a gene encoding EWS RNA-binding protein 1a isoform X2, with product MASAPDYNSYSQAGGQQGYSSYAAQPAQAYQQGTQQSYGQQQSYGSYTQPADSAYSQSSSSSGGYSQQAYGSSYGQQPPASGGYNTTPAAPQGYSQPVQGYGSSGYDASSASSSTNQASYGSQAAYGAQPAYTGYGSQTAASSAPPSSGGQQTPGYEQSSYSQQQQSGYQSQQGGYGQQSSYSQQGGYQQQAPPPQQPPPSSYPPPSGSYGQPPASQYGQQGSSGGAYGQNDYKPPSNYRQDHQNGSYSESGGYGGGMGGGDNRGRGRGGFDRGMMRGGMRGGMNRGGMGITGDRGGFIKPGGPDGDMGRPEEQDDSENSTIYITGLTENATMDEVAEFFKQSGIIRINKRTGLPAINIYTDKDSGKPKGDATLSYEDPPAAKAAVEWFDGKDFQGKKLKVSMARRKPMMMRGGMLMRGDRGGMMGRGMMGRGGMGRGGERGGFMPRGGPRGMGRGAPTGGNMQQRAGDWQCPNAGCGNQNFAWRMECNQCKAPKPEGFGPPPFPPGADRGRGGPGGMRGGRGMDRGAPGGPGGPGGFRGGRGGDRGGGFRGGRGMDRGGFGGRGRGGPPMDDMRGRGRGMGPPGKMDLKGDHRQERRERPY from the exons CAGTCTTATGGTCAGCAGCAGAGCTATGGCTCCTACACCCAGCCTGCCGATTCAGCTTACTCACAGAGCAGCAGCTCCTCTGGAGGGTACAGCCAGCAGGCTTATGGGTCTTCGTATGGACAGCAACCACCAGCCAGtg GTGGCTATAACACTACACCAGCTGCCCCTCAGGGCTATTCTCAGCCTGTCCAGGGTTACGGAAGCAGCGGTTATGACGCGTCCTCTGCCTCCTCCAGCACTAATCAGGCCTCGTACGGCAGCCAGGCCGCATACGGAGCACAGCCTGCATACACCGGGTACGGATCGCAGACCGCTGCTTCTTCAGCTCCTCCCAG CTCTGGTGGTCAGCAGACTCCGGGATATGAACAGAGCTCGTAttcccagcagcagcagagcGGCTATCAGAGCCAGCAGGGCGGCTACGGGCAGCAGAGCTCCTACAGTCAGCAGGGTGGATACCAGCAGCAAGCTCCGCCCCCACAGCAGCCTCCGCCTTCCAGTTATCCTCCACCTTCTGGGTCCTACGGACAGCCTCCTGCCAGTCAGTATGGCCAGCAGGGCAGCAGTGGAGGTGCTTATGGGCAAAACGACTACAAACCACCCA gTAATTACAGGCAGGACCACCAGAACGGCAGTTACTCAGAGTCCGGTGGTTATGGCGGTGGAATGGGAGGGGGGGACAACCGCGGGCGTGGCAGAGGGGGGTTCGACCGGGGCATGATGAGAGGAGGAATGCGTGGGGGAATGAACCGTGGAGGCAtggg CATCACTGGAGACAGAGGTGGCTTCATTAAGCCTGGTG GACCAGATGGAGACATGG gtcgCCCAGAGGAGCAGGATGACTCTGAGAACAGCACTATTTACATCACCGGCCTGACAGAAAATGCAACCATGGATGAAGTAGCTGAGTTCTTCAAGCAGAGTGGCATAATCCGG ATTAATAAACGTACTGGCCTCCCTGCTATAAACATCTATACGGACAAAGACTCGGGCAAACCAAAAGGAGACGCCACCCTGTCCTATGAGGATCCACCAGCTGCCAAGGCTGCAGTGGAGTGGTTCGATG GTAAGGACTTCCAGGGCAAGAAGCTAAAGGTTTCAATGGCACGGCGGAAGCCCATGATGATGAGGGGCGGCATGCTGATGAGGGGAGATCGTGGAGGCATGATGGGAAGAG GGATGATGGGTCGCGGTGGAATGGGCCGTGGTGGAGAGCGAGGCGGATTCATGCCCCGAGGTGGACCCAGAGGAATGGGCAGAGGGGCACCAACCGGTGGAAACATGCAGCAGCGGGCTGGAGACTGGCAGTGTCCTAATGC TGGATGTGGAAACCAGAACTTTGCTTGGAGGATGGAGTGTAACCAGTGTAAGGCACCCAAGCCTGAAGGTTTCGGTCCACCACCTTTCCCTCCAG GTGCTGACCGTGGTCGTGGTGGTCCTGGAGGCATGCGTGGCGGCCGTGGCATGGACAGGGGGGCACCAGGCGGCCCCGGAGGTCCAGGAGGATTCAGAGGAGGCAGAGGTGGAGACCGCGGTGGTGGCTTCCGCGGTGGCAGGGGCATGGACAGGGGTGGATTTGGCGGACGGGGCAGGGGTGGACCTCCCATGGACGACATGCGTGGAAGGGGTCGGGGAATGGGACCGCCAGGGAAGATGGACTTGAA ggGAGATCATCGCCAGGAGCGGCGGGAGAGACCATACTAA